DNA sequence from the Cucurbita pepo subsp. pepo cultivar mu-cu-16 chromosome LG06, ASM280686v2, whole genome shotgun sequence genome:
ctggttttcccaaaagtaTTTGGCCATGAAGAAGAGGTCAGAGGATGTGCAGGGGAGGGCTCTCGAGCTCTTAGACACGTTGAAAAAGGTCAAGGGCCAAGCCAGAGTCCGAGCCTTGAAGGAGCTTCGACATGTCGTGGCTTTGAATTCTTCGACCAAGAACACCGTGGAAGACAATGGCGGTCTTGCTTTGATTTCTTCTCTGTTGGGTCCTTTCACATCCCACGCGGTTGGCTCCGAAGCCATTGGGATTTTAGTGAACTTGGATCTCGATGCCGAGACAAGGAGAAACCTCGTCCAACCCGCCAAGATTTCGTTAATGGTGGACATGTTGAACGAGGGATCCACAGACACCAAAATCAACTGCACCAGATTGATTCAAACGCTTCTCGATGGGGACGATTGTGGAGCGGACACTGTCTCAGGTCTAAGCCTGGTGGTTGGATTGTTAAgattaatcaaagaaaaacaacaccCAAATGGCGTTCTTGCTGGATTAAGATTGCTAAAAGCTCTGTGCTCCAAAGAACAAGTCANataattatttaatacaattaATGACACAAACGGATTCAGATCCCCCAACACAATCCAAACTTAATGAATACTGTTccttaatttatatttgtcttaaaaaaaacaaaatcatatttaaacattttactttaataattaatttattattggcTGATGGGTTGGAAAATCAGGTGTGTGGTTTGACCAGTCTCCTTCACAGCCAACAAAGTACTGACACGTAACCATGGGAACAGTGCGGGTCTGGACCTTCACACTGTTCTAGATCACCCGCAGGGCAccattatttttctattttcaatattataacacaataattcaaaattaatagaaataatattaattaacgGTGAGATTATGAGATGGAAGTGGaaagttgaaattaattaagcaTAATTCCGTAACAAACCTAAATTAGgcttttaaattcaaattatttaaatttaaacagtatacacataaattaaacctttatatcataatttaattttctctttttcaattatatattaaaagtttaattgaTGGAATATTAAATAGAGTAAATTAgcaaaaatgattaaatatgTCTGTCTCCTCATAATTTATGGAATTTCTGgcaattaaaaatttggttggtttttaaaattatatgaaaataataatttcgtAAAAGAAATACAGCaccttaatatataatatattaatcaataattttggGGTTACATCAATCGCTTTTTTATTTGACCAATTGACCATCCCTAAGTGCAACCCAGGGACCAGCTCGGaccaaatatataaaagaatacCCCACAAacaattaatcaaataaaaacactttatgaaaaaaagaaaaaaaaaaccggcATACACGTGTGGTTCCCGGTAAGACTACGGGCTATAACCGGTAATTGGCAGTCAAAAATCTCCATTAATTTATCGGTAATTAAAAAAggtttcatttttcatttttcatttttctctttctcagtGCCTCCCATTCTTTGGTGTCTTAGATCCTCCAAAATTTCGTctgacattttcttttatacaatttttttttatttttttttttagggattTTTCGTTGGGGGGTGGGTTTGAGGAAAGTGCACTGTTCTCAAGTATGAGTGATTTAGATTCATGGCATCGCTTTTGATTGCATGTTTTTTTGGGGGATTTTGATGATTTGGGCATTTTTGTGGAGCTTGGAGAGGCAGTGAGGTTCATTTGTGGTTACTGATGATGACGGCGGCgatggtgaagaagaagaagaagccctTTCTTCCGACCAACCAAGGGGTTCAGATGAAGAAGCTAAAGAATGCCCCCGTTCGCCATTTTTGCTGCTGCTTCTGATTGTTagtgagaagaaaaagattgTGGAAGACAGAGAAAGTAAGAGAgaaccctttttctttccttttttttttttttttttttttcctgttctttTGCCCCCCTTTTTATGATTCGCACATGTTTTTCTGTCATTGTGCTTTGGGTTGCTGAAAATGAATTCAATTGCTCGTTCTTGATGTTCTATTCCAGGGATTTTGGGTAAATTTTGTTCTCTGTTGAGATTGATTTGTTCTTTTGAGGGTTTTGGAAAATGCCGATGTACCAGCCGGAGCTGGGTGTGGGTGGTGGAGGGCAAGTTCTTGATGTGGAAACCGCCGTGAAAGATGGTATTCTCGGCGGCGGTGGGTTCATCTGCGAGGGTGGAATGGCGGAGAAATTGGATCTGAAGGAGATGGTGGAGGAGCTTGAGAACATAGAGGTTCCTTCGGTTTTTATCTGCCCAATTTCATTGGAGCCAATGCGAGATCCTGTAACGCTTTGTACAGGACAGACCTATGAACGTTCCAACATCATGAAATGGTTTTCTCTTGGCCATATCACATGCCCCACCACAATGCAAGAGCTTTGGGATGATTCAATTACTCCCAATAACACTCTTCACCAACTCATTCACAgctggttttcccaaaagtaTTTGGCCATGAAGAAGAGGTCAGAGGATGTGCAGGGGAGGGCTCTCGAGCTCTTAGACACGTTGAAAAAGGTCAAGGGCCAAGCCAGAGTCCGAGCCTTGAAGGAGCTTCGACATGTCGTGGCTTTGAATTCTTCGACCAAGAACACCGTGGAAGACAATGGCGGTCTTGCTTTGATTTCTTCTCTGTTGGGTCCTTTCACATCCCACGCGGTTGGCTCCGAAGCCATTGGGATTTTAGTGAACTTGGATCTCGATGCCGAGACAAGGAGAAACCTCGTCCAACCCGCCAAGATTTCGTTAATGGTGGACATGTTGAACGAGGGATCCACAGACACCAAAATCAACTGCACCAGATTGATTCAAACGCTTCTCGATGGGGACGATTGTGGAGCGGACACTGTCTCAGGTCTAAGCCTGGTGGTTGGATTGTTAAgattaatcaaagaaaaacaacaccCAAATGGCGTTCTTGCTGGATTAAGATTGCTAAAAGCTCTGTGCTCCAAAGAACAAGTCAAGAACTCAGTAGTGAGCATTGGGACAATCCCACAGTTGATTGAAATTCTCCCAAATTTCAGCCCCGAATCTTTGGAGCTAGCCCTTCACGTATTGGATTCAGTTTCATCCCTCTCCGACGGCAGGGTGGCCTTGAAAGACTGCCCCAAAACCATTCCAAATTTGGTGAAGTTGTTAATGAGAGTGTCGGAGAGCTGCACTCAGCTGGCTTTATCAATCTTATGGGCGGTCTGTAAACTCGCCCCTGAAGAATGTGCATCGCAAGCTGTGGAAGCAGGCTTAGCCGCCAAACTTCTTCTAGTGATTCAGAGCGGTTGCAATCCCGTTCTGAAACAACGCTCCGCCGAGCTTCTGAAGCTCTGCAGCTTGAATTACACAGCAACCCTCTTCATATCCAAGTGTAAGCTTACAAGAACAATACaataaggaagaagaaacaaaaaccccAGCCAAATTAGAACACACCttaaattcttcttcttcttccatctgGGAATGAATGAATCAAGTGGGGGGGTGAGTGTTCGAGTCTCGCCATTGTAAATTTTTGTAGAGCTTTTTGTTGGctatcaaatcaaatcaaatcttGTATGATGAATAAcaaattattactattattatgaGTTTTTGGTGTTTGTCACAATTACTTGAAGAACTCAGATGATTAGTTCATGGACAATGGAACAGTTCGATTCCAATTCTAATTTAGTGTCAAATTTTGAACATTAGGAACAGTTAACAACAGGGTTAATGCAGGATCAAAGTAAAgggaaataataattagaagaaaagagaaaaaaaaaaaaaaaaaaaaaaaaaaaaaaaaaaaaaaaaaaNGTACAGTCCCGATGAAGGGTCCCCCAAAGATTGAAACACTTTTTCATCtgtgtaaaaaagaaaacagggCTGATTGAAAGTTTGGATATGATTGGTGATGAATGGTCAGAAAATTGGTCGGAAAATGTCTACCAACGAAATAAGCTTAACAGGATAAggatcatcatcattatcataATGCTTCAATTATATTCCCTTCAAAACCGTTTATTGccacaataattaatttatattcttttcattttatttctattataaGATACCAAGACCATACCAAAGGTTCAAAATTCAGATCTGACACCTGGTGACACAAATATTCATCTACATCTTTATGAGATGATCGCAGAATTTACTCCTCACccttaaaagtgaaaattatGTAGTTTTCATTACCTttcatttactcgagtgtTCGAAGACAGAAGGGTTAATGGAGCATGGAGAGGGATTTGTAGTGTTTGGATTGAGGGGGTCCTTCCCCCTCCTTTTGTTCCCACCAATGGGCACACGCAGTCAACTCCTTTCCACCCATTtgcaaaaaaaggaaaaagaaaaccccaaacaaacaaatacaaatgaattgtttatgaaatgaaatgaaaataaaaagaaaaggaaaaatttgGTGAAAATTTGGAGAAACATTTGGTGGGggagatttaaatttttttgaaacaccacattaaatgagaaaataaagagaTGTCGCTTTTAAAATGGGTGTGTGGGCACATGGAGATGCCCTTAATATAGCTCGTATGTCAGCTCATCATTCAACCATCGCCAACATGTCCTCCAActcttcaaataaaatataataattttaatcaaaatgtttataaattaaaaaacagaaatgcaaaaataaataataaaacagtcttccttatttttttatttaatttaaaaacaaggATCATTTGGGACCACTATTTTGTCTTCTATTATACTAATGGTTGGATTTCTATTAGTGGTTCCTTGCggaaactttcaaaatatatcCTTTTGATCAACTTAGTTTCCTTTATTaacccttttttatttactttactttttttatttatttaagcgTTAATTAGTGAATAAGACAATATTATCTTAAATATCTATTACATGTTTGTACCTCGTACTCGTATAACTACAAAAATCTAATTGGATAGGCCtattattcaaaaaataaaaaataaaaaaaataataaaataaattgaaaatttgggcCAAAAGTTGTTTGGGCCGGAGAACAGTGAAGCAAACGAAAATGTGGGCTGAAAGTTGTTTGGGCCGGAAAACAGTGAAAGCAAACGAAAATGTGGGCCAAAAGTTGTTTGGGCCGACTCAACAATTGGTCTAAATAGACTTAACAAgctaaataacaaaatttaattatgcattttaaaaaatggcaaaaagtaaaaatagaaaaaatggaatattttaataataaaacgtaattaaatctaaatttatcatttaaaattctacCAATTTAAACTAACACGCTGAATAAATTTACTATCACTCAATTTTAACCTTCACCAAcgtaaagaagaagaagaaggataaAAAGAAAGTATAGTTTGGAAAATGTGGAAACGTaaagaacaaattaaaataaccttaaaatataatttaaggaaaatattcttataaattaaaaataaataaataataggcCGACCGATAAATAGCGCCAAATTAAGGGACCAAGTCTTAAGCAGTCACTTTCTTCACTTCACCATTCGAATTGGATACAATGTCGTGGTTGGCTCGCTCCATTGCCAACACCCTTCGGCTTGAAGACGAAGATGACGAACACAACGGTGTCGTTTCGCCCATTCACTCTGATCCTCCATCTCCTTCTCCGTCTTCCACTCCACGCAACCAGATGGAGTCCCAATCCGAACTCGACGACGAAGCATTATCTCGCCGCGTCAGAGGGGACTTGACTGAATTCAAACAAACCCTAACCCGCCAATTTTGGGGCGTCGCCTCTTTCCTGACTCTTCCGCCGCCTTCTCATCCCCGGTTGGATGGGGATCTCGCTGCCTCTTCCGATTGGAAGCCGTTCGAGGCGTTTAATCAGCCTGATCCGTCGATCTCCAAGGACGAAGTGGATCCGTCCGATCCGATTGAGGTCTTGAAGATGCGTTCGAACCATGAAGCGTATGCGAAATCCGGGGATTCACAGGGGGAATGCTACGAGGTGGATTGGGGAGATGTTGTTGGGATCACTGATGAAGTGCTGACGTTTGCCACCAACATTGCAATGCACCCTGAGACTTGGATTGATTTCCCAATTGACGAGGAGGAGTGCAACGATGGTATGTTTGTTTCGGTAATTTTGCTATCCAATTCGTTAGAAGCTTGTTGATTGAACTCCCTACAAAGTAGATACAGTTCTTTGGTCTTAATTTTATTCGTTTTCATCGGATATAGGACGAGGGTCATTGAATGGTGCGAATTCCACTAATAATCTTAGGCGCCATTGTTTTTGAATGAAATGTTAACTTGATGCTGGAATCGTTCATGGAATGATTTAGGAAATTCTTCTCCTCAAATGGAGACTTCAATGAAATGCGCCATTGTTTTTGATAGGAAGGATAAACCCCCTATTCAGTTCACTTACACTTGGTGAATGCTTCGCGAGTCTAAGTGATTGCCTTGCTATGTAACGTGTCAGTTTGTCAAGTGTTGAGAATCTCCCTTGTGTAGGTTGAAGCATGCACGAATCCTTTTCGTGATGTGGGACCCTTTTTCGAATATGACATGTATGAAGTGAACTCACACGTGTGAAGATAGCGAAGTGTTGTGCATTGAGGGAAAGACTTAGGTCTCTCCAAAACCTGGGCACTTGTTGGTTTTCCTTCATCTGTCAATATAATTAGCATCACATGTTACATTAGAGGCTTTATCAATTATGTTAATCATTTATAGTGCAAATACAGTGTTTTCGTCTTATACAATCAATTATAACCAAGTTTTTTAAACTTCAAGACTATACCTTACACTGAATTTAATCATAATTCCATCTCTTATGCTTGGATATGTAAGataaatgagaaagaaatgTTATATGGTGATCCCACTTATATGATTAAATGTGCTGACTTTTATGTGGAAAATTTGgactttttgttgtttaacTATATGTTCGTATGATGTTTTTTCACATTGTTGAACCCTGTATATTTATGTCTTTagacctttctttttcttgttttagattttgaaatgtCTGATGCCCAAAAAGAGCATGCTTTTACTATTGAACGTCTTGCTCCTAGACTAGCTGCTCTCAGAATTGAGCTCTGTCCTTGCCATATGAGTGAGAGCTACTTTTGGAAGGTCTATTTTGTGCTCCTGCATTCAAGACTCAATAAGCAGGATGCAGAGGTTTTATCTACTCCACAGGTTGACTACTCTTTCTTTCCGTTGACTTTTAACATCGCAATGGAACTTCTCTAGTTAAACTATGTACTTCCTATATTGTTACATGGTTGGCATGGTGGTGCAAATCATTAATTTAGGATCCCATGTATAGTTAAACGTACAAAAATTATCTATATGCCTTGGTAcagaaaaattcattttattcatatGACGTTCAAACATGTATTTTACTGTTTATATTGAGTATATCTGCTTCCTTTGATTGAAACGTTATGTTTGCGGTAGAATAAGGATTCTTCAAACTTGTAGGTAGCAGAAGCAAGATCAATGTGGATGCAGGAATTACAAAAGCAGACCAAGCCAGAGTCCTACTGGTGTGGAAGAGACACTTTTGAGTTAAAAGACAGCTGCGATATGCTGCAGGAAGACGGTAGTCCCATGGCATTCCATGATAATCATTCTGGATTGAGGCAGCCTTGGACATTGATGTCTGAGCCAAGACATTATGAGACTGAGAAATATCAAATAGAGAGTTCTGAGACGCAATTCATCGATAAGTCTGTTATTGTTGAAAAACCTATAAGTAAGAACGAGGATAGAAACTCCACGATTGGGCCTTCTTCAAAATTCCTTGTTCAGAACTACGAGGATGAGTCAGACAACGACTGGCTAGAGGAAGACTCTGAGTTGGGTGGTTGTAATAAGACCATCCTCCCTCTTGAGAACGAAGAAGAAATTTCTTTCAGTGATCTCGAGGATGATGATATGGTTCTGCCAGCTAAATTCAAGACTGCTTCCAAATAATAGGGAAGTTcaacaacaaaagaacaaaagaaaaaagaaatcaaggtGTTGGTTCAAATTGTGTATGCTTTGCTGATGAGTGTAAATGAATTACAAAGTCAGTCTGACAAGATTGTTGGTCTGCCGATACCGAGCCCATAAAGCCGTCTGAAATTGCATTAGTGGGTTGGGTGACAAGATTGTTTgtaaatgatatgaatgatcATTCCAGTTCGGAAGAGTGTATCTTGATAatgtgtttgtgtttggttTCTTGTTTGGGAATTGTGTAAATTATGTATCAGTAAATAGACAAAAAGGGAAAACGGAATACCCTACGATGATTGTCCTCATCCTTCTGGTCTGTCAGGCGTTCCAGGATACCCAGAACTCTTCTTCTGTCAGGATTGGAGATTCATTGTAAGCTGTCTGACAGAAGAAACCGCTAAAAACAGCCAAAGGAGCCACCGAATTATGTAACTGAGGCAGTTGAGGAGGGTTCCGTTGGGTTtctgtatttgaattttaaagtGAAAGAGGGCTTCGTTTTGAATGAAGTTACGTCTCTGTCTCGTCCATTACAGGTATCGGTATGTACAGAAGGACCGTAATGGGCCATTTTCTTATTCTCATTTCATCGCTGTACTCTTACCCTTCTCTACTCCATGAAGCTATTATGCTATATAGCTTTAGTTGTCATACTCGCAGATATGGCTTTGTTCCAATCCTGTTGCCGTGGGAATGCAAGTTGGTCCATTATTGTAGTACTTGAATATTAGCTAGTTT
Encoded proteins:
- the LOC111796999 gene encoding U-box domain-containing protein 30-like — encoded protein: MPMYQPELGVGGGGQVLDVETAVKDGILGGGGFICEGGMAEKLDLKEMVEELENIEVPSVFICPISLEPMRDPVTLCTGQTYERSNIMKWFSLGHITCPTTMQELWDDSITPNNTLHQLIHSWFSQKYLAMKKRSEDVQGRALELLDTLKKVKGQARVRALKELRHVVALNSSTKNTVEDNGGLALISSLLGPFTSHAVGSEAIGILVNLDLDAETRRNLVQPAKISLMVDMLNEGSTDTKINCTRLIQTLLDGDDCGADTVSGLSLVVGLLRLIKEKQHPNGVLAGLRLLKALCSKEQVKNSVVSIGTIPQLIEILPNFSPESLELALHVLDSVSSLSDGRVALKDCPKTIPNLVKLLMRVSESCTQLALSILWAVCKLAPEECASQAVEAGLAAKLLLVIQSGCNPVLKQRSAELLKLCSLNYTATLFISKCKLTRTIQ
- the LOC111797002 gene encoding uncharacterized protein LOC111797002; this encodes MSWLARSIANTLRLEDEDDEHNGVVSPIHSDPPSPSPSSTPRNQMESQSELDDEALSRRVRGDLTEFKQTLTRQFWGVASFLTLPPPSHPRLDGDLAASSDWKPFEAFNQPDPSISKDEVDPSDPIEVLKMRSNHEAYAKSGDSQGECYEVDWGDVVGITDEVLTFATNIAMHPETWIDFPIDEEECNDDFEMSDAQKEHAFTIERLAPRLAALRIELCPCHMSESYFWKVYFVLLHSRLNKQDAEVLSTPQVAEARSMWMQELQKQTKPESYWCGRDTFELKDSCDMLQEDGSPMAFHDNHSGLRQPWTLMSEPRHYETEKYQIESSETQFIDKSVIVEKPISKNEDRNSTIGPSSKFLVQNYEDESDNDWLEEDSELGGCNKTILPLENEEEISFSDLEDDDMVLPAKFKTASK